From the Bacillus sp. FJAT-22090 genome, the window CTTTACGGGGTCTCATTCTTCGCGCTCCTGCGGCGTGGAAGGCGCACATCCTGAAAACGCCTGTACATGCAGTGAAAAGGAATAATAGAATGTTCTATTCAGACTGTTGGTCGTTAATACATTTTATAAAATCTACATTAGAGATTCTAGTAGTCACGCATTTATGCATATGCATATAAATTATTCAACCTAAGGGCTAATCATAATCACTCACTTTCGAGAATAGAACACGGATGTGCGCTTACCGCACGCTATGCATGAGCCTCCGCAGGATGAGTCGACATCCTTGAAATATCCGATGATACAGTACATTTCAATAAAAAGAGTGATAGCTGAACATATAATAGAATCTACATAAATCATTATTAATAGAATACACTGGCATTCACGGCTTGCCAGCCGCATGACGTGCCGAATGAGACAGCGAAATGCGCTAGCGCATACAGCGGCTCATGCGGACGTGCGGCCAACGTGAGTGCCTATAGTTGGTCAAAAATATTTTAAGTCTATGTATATAATTTGTACTTAGAGACAGAAAGGCGGATGTGCGCTTGTCACACGCTACGCATTAGCAACAGTATTATAAATAAAAAAAGAGAGGAAGGAAGTGACTGAATTCACTTCCTTCCTCTCTAGATACTTCGTAATATTGTATTTTTCGTTTCTTTCAATGCGATAAACGCTAAAATCAGAAGATATTTGGTGCTTGTTTTATGGTGTATCTGATTCTTCACCCTCTACCGGTGTAGTTGTCTCACCAGTTTCAGGAGGGGTTGGTTCAATAATTACTTCCTCTGAACCCTCTTCAGGAGCAGTAGGAGGAATTACTTGTTCAGGTGGATCTGGTGTCTTCTCTTCGATTGATACGATATTCGAAGCGCCCGATTGCAACCCTGTAATATCAACAGAAACAATGATATATTGACCACTACCATTAATAACAAAGCTCTTATTTTCTGCTTCTAGTTTAGTAGCAGCAAGTACTCTATTTCCATTTACAACTTGGTAAACTCTGTATCCTACAACATCAGGTGAAGCAGCGTCTGTCCAAGTAATTGTATTTCCTGAAAGAGTTGCTGTTACTGCTGTTGGTGGACTTCCATCAGCTTGGAATACTTCTTCTGAAACAACATTACCAGCAAAACTAGATTTCTCTGGGAATAGTTTGCTAGCATTTCCACCGAATTTGCCTAGCATCCGTTTAATAAACTGTTCGTTTACTCCGTATCCGCCCTGTACAACAAATTCACTAGGAGTTGAATCTAATGAACGATATTTATTGCCATTAATCACAACATAGGATGATGTGATTAGACTGTCATCCGAAGCAGTAGGTAACATAGCAGCCGCATTAAATAAATCTGACTTCACTAATCCTGCTTTGCTACATCCATCAGATACTGCAAGTCCAGATATACCACAGAAGGATCTCGTCACTACACCCTCAGGAACCGGAAAAGGATTTGGTGCATCTACTAAGTCCGGATTTACATCATACATAGCATTCATCATATTTGACCAAAGCATGTTTATTCGAACACTTGGATGATTATAACGATTATTCATATAGAATAGGGTTTCATTGTAATCGTAACCAAGCCATACACCTAGAGAAACATTTGGGTTATATCCAACTAGCCATGAGTCATTATGATCTTGAGTAGTTCCAGTTTTTGCAGCAAAATCTGATTGGAATTTTAATCTAGATTTTGCAAGTTTTGCAGTTCCATCCGATAAAACATCACGAAGCATATCGGTAATAATATAAGAAGTAGCTGGGCTAAATACTTGAACAGGTTCAGTCTTATGTTGGTAAATGATATTCCCATCTACGTCTTCAATTTTTTCAATCATATAAGCATCAATAAACTGTCCATTATTAGCAAATGTTCCAAATGCATTCGTATTTTCTTCAACAGTTGCACCATTTGTCATACCGCCGATAGATAATGCATGATTTGCGTATTCGTTTTCTTCAATATGCTCGAAGCCCATTTTGTATAAGAAATCAGTAGGCTTTCTGTCCATGATCAAATCATATAAACGAATAGTTGATAAGTTTTGTGATGTTTTTAAAGCATCACGAGCTGAAATAATCCCTAACTCTTGTTCTTTCGTATAGTTCTGAGGAGATTTAGTCCAAGTTGTACTTCCCAGATTCTCTAATTTAACATC encodes:
- a CDS encoding transglycosylase domain-containing protein, which produces MDKWIEKIQFYKDKFDEWQSTKWAKGLRISSSVIWNLSILFLIVCITLGVFAASVGAGYFASLVKEEPLREKKEMRAAVFNYEETSEIYFAGDVYLGKLRTDLERTETKLSAVSPYVLDAVLATEDEYFEVHNGIVPKAIFRGLLQDVTNSDTQTGGSTLTQQLIKNQILTNEVSYERKAKEILLAMRLEHFMSKDEILEAYLNIIPYGRNANGRNIAGIETAAQGIFNVKAKDLNLPQAAYIAGIPQAPFAYTPFRKGGVLKEGEALKPGIERMKTVLFRMKETGYISEEEYNSSINYDITKDFRQPEIVPEDKYPWLTFEIENRVKAILREQFASADGIDPERLKSESKLYDKYDIIAARAVSTGGYRIHTTINKDMYEAMIQVKDQFDTYGHTFTKEVKDPNTGETITQDYPVQVGSMLIENGTGRILSFLGGRDYNLEQLNHATQAVRPIGSTMKPLLVYAPAIEYGVIGAGSPVVDVKLENLGSTTWTKSPQNYTKEQELGIISARDALKTSQNLSTIRLYDLIMDRKPTDFLYKMGFEHIEENEYANHALSIGGMTNGATVEENTNAFGTFANNGQFIDAYMIEKIEDVDGNIIYQHKTEPVQVFSPATSYIITDMLRDVLSDGTAKLAKSRLKFQSDFAAKTGTTQDHNDSWLVGYNPNVSLGVWLGYDYNETLFYMNNRYNHPSVRINMLWSNMMNAMYDVNPDLVDAPNPFPVPEGVVTRSFCGISGLAVSDGCSKAGLVKSDLFNAAAMLPTASDDSLITSSYVVINGNKYRSLDSTPSEFVVQGGYGVNEQFIKRMLGKFGGNASKLFPEKSSFAGNVVSEEVFQADGSPPTAVTATLSGNTITWTDAASPDVVGYRVYQVVNGNRVLAATKLEAENKSFVINGSGQYIIVSVDITGLQSGASNIVSIEEKTPDPPEQVIPPTAPEEGSEEVIIEPTPPETGETTTPVEGEESDTP